A region of Haloplanus sp. XH21 DNA encodes the following proteins:
- a CDS encoding DICT sensory domain-containing protein, producing MGLFELIAAVDAAEKTLTVFNPEAGVPAALRDHFADRNLRIERADAAAGPSNYAVLSRDDEFLAAIDVSDVLAPARGVEPGFTPETYEAVLDELDETMFTSYDTERMIAASKEIEDRAWRSAAGELHAGFQTCARFASQADVYDHLADRGELDVHVYARPEGRDALSPSPEPTFHLSTATEIRDSWFVAYDGDGLDAAKCALLAEERQEGSFYGFWTYDPGTVDDLLDHLRSTYAVPEADGTAADGG from the coding sequence ATGGGGCTGTTCGAACTCATCGCCGCGGTCGACGCGGCGGAGAAGACGCTGACGGTGTTCAACCCCGAAGCGGGCGTTCCGGCCGCGCTCCGCGACCATTTCGCCGACCGCAATCTCCGCATCGAACGGGCAGACGCCGCGGCCGGTCCCAGCAACTACGCGGTGTTGAGCCGCGACGACGAGTTTCTCGCCGCCATCGACGTGAGCGATGTCCTCGCGCCCGCCCGCGGTGTCGAGCCAGGATTCACCCCCGAGACGTACGAGGCGGTGCTCGACGAGCTCGACGAGACGATGTTCACCTCCTACGACACCGAGCGGATGATCGCCGCCTCGAAGGAGATCGAGGACCGCGCCTGGCGGAGTGCGGCCGGCGAACTCCACGCCGGCTTCCAGACCTGTGCGCGGTTCGCCTCCCAGGCCGATGTCTACGATCACCTCGCCGACCGCGGCGAGCTCGACGTCCACGTCTACGCCCGTCCGGAGGGTCGCGACGCCCTCTCCCCGTCGCCCGAACCCACGTTTCACCTCTCGACGGCCACGGAGATCCGCGACTCGTGGTTCGTCGCCTACGACGGCGACGGCCTCGACGCCGCGAAATGTGCCCTGCTGGCCGAGGAGCGCCAGGAAGGCTCGTTTTACGGGTTCTGGACCTACGACCCCGGGACGGTCGACGACCTGCTCGACCACCTCCGTTCCACCTACGCGGTGCCGGAAGCCGACGGTACGGCCGCTGACGGCGGCTGA
- the nucS gene encoding endonuclease NucS, whose product MTVTTLHRPAHRDALAQLETAFQRGDLITVFGRCTVEYDGRASSSLGPGDRLLVLKPDGSALVHTDEKRTPVNWQPPGCDHFASVRDGRLRVRSVRRSPDELLDVRFDRVHHLAAYDVTDPDELDLQGSEADLKDHVVDHPERIEPGFEPLATERETAAGPMDIFGEDSEGTPVVVELKRRRVGPDAVGQLRRYVDALGRELGDGQPIRGILVAPSVTDRAATLLDREDLEFVALDPTTGRPPDGDQ is encoded by the coding sequence ATGACGGTCACCACGCTCCATCGCCCCGCCCATCGGGACGCCCTCGCGCAGCTCGAAACCGCCTTCCAGCGAGGCGACCTCATCACTGTCTTCGGACGGTGTACCGTCGAATACGACGGTCGGGCGTCGAGCAGCCTCGGCCCCGGCGACCGACTGCTCGTGCTCAAACCCGACGGTTCGGCGCTGGTCCATACGGACGAGAAACGCACCCCGGTCAACTGGCAGCCGCCGGGGTGTGACCACTTCGCCAGCGTCCGCGACGGTCGCCTGCGGGTGCGGAGCGTGCGACGCTCGCCCGACGAACTCCTCGACGTGCGGTTCGATCGTGTCCACCACCTCGCGGCGTACGACGTGACCGACCCCGACGAACTCGACCTCCAGGGAAGCGAGGCCGACCTCAAAGACCACGTCGTCGACCACCCGGAGCGGATCGAACCCGGCTTCGAACCGCTGGCGACCGAACGCGAGACGGCGGCCGGGCCGATGGACATCTTCGGCGAGGACAGCGAGGGAACGCCCGTCGTCGTGGAGTTGAAGCGGCGGCGCGTCGGCCCCGACGCCGTGGGGCAACTCCGGCGCTACGTCGACGCGCTGGGACGGGAACTCGGCGACGGACAGCCCATCCGGGGCATCCTCGTCGCCCCCTCGGTCACCGACCGGGCGGCGACGCTGCTCGACCGCGAGGACCTGGAGTTCGTCGCGCTCGATCCGACGACGGGACGGCCGCCGGACGGCGACCAGTAA
- the ppc gene encoding phosphoenolpyruvate carboxylase, with protein MDLHQRTIRQDVRELGELLGDVLEAQSSTAAFDAVEALRTAAIDYREGEAPSRDSLRTALDSLDSDLEGATARAFTVYFELINLAEERERVRAIRRRSQEGTLEDSQTETVASLVEEDADAETVQRVLDDVHIQPTFTAHPTEAHRKTIKAKLRTITTLLESLDERRLTDRERRKSWDQLEAEVTSLWQTPQVRDRPPEPEDEARNVQWYLENTLFDVVGDVYADLEETLGQEYPDVDVPKLFEFRSWAGSDRDGNPAVTVDVTTDTLERQRSVVLSKYRDECKRLSGILSQDAAWIDPGERFEESLLADRDRFPDVAAEAEERYPHELYRQKLRLMRERLERIGDVRPGGYDDADELVADLEAIDESLRRNDAESVADAYVAPLIRTVDTFGFALASLDLRDHQQNHTEAVGELLEAQGVAYRDLDEDERIDVLTDAIMQDAPVADLEAPGDVSDTAERVCERFAALRDWQREFGADAIDTYCISMTEEPSHVLEVLFLADQAGVVSLPEYSGLDVVPLLETERALDGARRIMGTLFENEAYAAALDCREDTQEIMLGYSDSNKENGFLAANWDLYRNQRRLARITDEFGVQMRLFHGRGGSISRGGGPMHEAMLALPIETVTGEIKFTEQGEAIAEKYGNPRIAERHLERMLDAQTRARYQSMVGPVRPTPDTWTGAMETMAAAARTEYRDLLDTEGFIPYFETATPITVIEDLNLGSRPASRSGERTVEDLRAIPWVFSWTQSRCIIPGWYGLATGIDAYLDDGGSMETLRMMYERWPFFKTTLDNAAQSIARTDMEIAAQYADLAPAEARERFFPRIRGEYERARELVLTITDREDLLRREWLQESLDRRNPYIDPLNHLQTRLLARDDRTPSEERTLRLTVKGIAAGMKSTG; from the coding sequence ATGGATCTACACCAACGGACGATCCGCCAGGACGTCCGCGAACTCGGGGAACTCCTCGGGGACGTACTGGAGGCACAGTCGTCGACGGCGGCGTTCGACGCGGTCGAAGCACTCCGCACGGCAGCGATCGATTACCGCGAGGGGGAGGCGCCGTCTCGCGACTCGCTCCGGACGGCGCTCGACTCGCTCGACTCCGACCTCGAGGGAGCGACCGCTCGCGCGTTCACCGTCTATTTCGAACTCATCAACCTCGCGGAGGAGCGCGAGCGGGTGCGCGCCATCCGCCGGCGGTCACAGGAAGGGACGCTCGAAGACAGCCAGACCGAGACGGTCGCGTCGCTCGTCGAGGAGGACGCCGACGCCGAAACGGTCCAGCGCGTCCTCGACGACGTCCACATTCAGCCGACGTTCACCGCCCACCCGACGGAGGCCCACCGCAAGACCATCAAGGCGAAATTGCGGACGATCACCACGCTCCTGGAATCGCTCGACGAGCGCCGGTTGACCGACCGCGAGCGCCGGAAGTCGTGGGACCAACTGGAAGCCGAAGTCACGAGCCTCTGGCAGACGCCACAGGTCCGCGACCGCCCGCCGGAGCCCGAAGACGAGGCACGGAACGTCCAGTGGTATCTGGAGAACACGCTCTTCGACGTCGTCGGCGACGTGTACGCCGATTTAGAGGAGACGCTCGGGCAGGAGTACCCCGACGTCGACGTGCCCAAGCTGTTCGAGTTCCGGTCGTGGGCAGGGAGTGACCGGGACGGCAACCCCGCCGTCACGGTCGACGTGACGACCGACACGCTCGAACGCCAGCGGTCGGTCGTCCTCTCGAAATACCGGGACGAATGCAAGCGCCTGTCGGGCATCCTCAGCCAGGACGCCGCCTGGATCGATCCCGGGGAGCGGTTCGAGGAGTCGCTGCTCGCCGACCGGGACCGCTTCCCCGACGTGGCCGCCGAGGCCGAAGAGCGGTACCCACACGAACTCTACCGGCAGAAACTGCGGCTGATGCGCGAGCGTCTGGAACGGATTGGCGACGTCCGTCCCGGTGGCTACGACGACGCCGACGAACTCGTCGCCGATCTCGAAGCCATCGACGAGAGTCTCCGCCGCAACGACGCCGAATCCGTCGCGGACGCCTACGTCGCACCCCTGATTCGCACGGTGGACACGTTCGGCTTCGCGCTGGCGAGCCTCGACCTGCGGGACCACCAGCAGAACCACACCGAGGCAGTCGGCGAACTGCTCGAAGCACAGGGCGTCGCGTACCGCGACCTCGACGAAGACGAACGAATCGACGTGCTCACCGATGCGATCATGCAGGACGCGCCGGTGGCCGACCTCGAGGCCCCTGGTGACGTGAGCGACACCGCCGAGCGCGTCTGCGAGCGGTTCGCGGCGCTTCGCGACTGGCAGCGGGAGTTCGGCGCCGACGCCATCGACACGTACTGCATCAGCATGACCGAGGAGCCGAGTCACGTCCTCGAAGTGCTGTTTCTGGCCGACCAGGCGGGCGTCGTCTCCCTGCCCGAATACAGCGGCCTCGACGTGGTCCCCCTGCTGGAGACCGAACGCGCCCTCGACGGCGCCCGGCGCATCATGGGCACGCTGTTCGAGAACGAGGCGTACGCGGCGGCGCTCGACTGCCGCGAGGACACCCAGGAGATCATGCTGGGTTACTCCGACTCGAACAAGGAGAACGGGTTCTTGGCGGCCAACTGGGACCTCTACCGGAACCAGCGCCGTCTCGCCCGCATCACCGACGAGTTCGGCGTGCAGATGCGCCTGTTCCACGGCCGCGGCGGGTCCATCTCGCGGGGTGGCGGGCCGATGCACGAGGCGATGCTGGCCCTGCCCATCGAGACGGTGACGGGCGAGATCAAGTTCACCGAACAGGGCGAGGCCATCGCCGAGAAATACGGCAACCCGCGCATCGCCGAGCGCCACCTGGAACGGATGCTCGACGCGCAGACACGCGCCCGCTACCAGTCGATGGTCGGGCCGGTCAGACCGACGCCCGACACCTGGACGGGCGCGATGGAGACGATGGCGGCGGCCGCCCGAACCGAGTATCGGGACCTGCTCGACACCGAGGGCTTCATCCCCTACTTCGAGACGGCGACGCCGATCACGGTCATCGAGGACCTCAACCTCGGATCGCGGCCCGCGTCGCGGTCGGGCGAGCGCACCGTGGAGGACCTTCGGGCGATTCCGTGGGTGTTCTCGTGGACGCAGTCGCGGTGTATCATCCCGGGGTGGTACGGCCTGGCGACCGGCATCGACGCCTACCTCGACGACGGCGGATCGATGGAGACGCTCCGAATGATGTACGAGCGGTGGCCCTTCTTCAAGACCACCCTCGACAACGCGGCGCAGTCGATCGCGCGGACGGATATGGAGATCGCGGCCCAGTACGCCGACCTCGCCCCCGCGGAGGCCCGCGAGCGGTTCTTCCCGCGCATCCGTGGCGAGTACGAGCGGGCGCGCGAACTCGTGTTGACGATCACCGATCGCGAGGACCTGCTCCGACGGGAGTGGTTACAGGAGAGCCTCGACCGTCGCAACCCCTACATCGACCCGCTGAACCACCTGCAGACGCGGTTGCTCGCCCGCGACGACCGGACGCCGTCCGAAGAGCGAACGCTCCGGCTGACGGTCAAAGGCATCGCGGCGGGGATGAAAAGCACGGGATAG
- a CDS encoding 50S ribosomal protein L16, with translation MTDKPASMYREIDKPSYTRREYITGVPGSKIAQHNMGNLQTGPQDYPVHISLEVEEECQIRHGALEASRLSANRRLLKEIGEENYKMVLRKFPHQVIRENKQATGAGADRVSDGMRQAFGKPVGTAARINTNETVFTCYCNPEDADTVKDAFRRSYNKISPPCRIVVEKGEQLLVA, from the coding sequence ATGACAGATAAACCCGCCTCCATGTACCGGGAGATCGACAAGCCGTCGTACACCCGGCGTGAGTACATCACGGGCGTTCCCGGCTCGAAGATCGCACAGCACAACATGGGCAACCTGCAGACTGGCCCCCAGGACTACCCGGTCCACATCAGCCTCGAAGTCGAGGAAGAGTGTCAGATTCGTCACGGCGCCCTCGAAGCCTCGCGCCTGTCGGCCAACCGCCGTCTCCTGAAGGAGATCGGTGAGGAGAACTACAAGATGGTGCTCCGGAAGTTCCCCCACCAGGTCATCCGGGAGAACAAGCAGGCGACCGGCGCGGGTGCGGACCGCGTCTCCGACGGCATGCGTCAGGCGTTCGGCAAGCCGGTCGGCACCGCCGCCCGCATCAACACCAACGAGACCGTCTTCACCTGCTACTGCAACCCCGAGGACGCCGACACGGTGAAAGACGCCTTCCGCCGCTCGTACAACAAGATCTCGCCGCCGTGCCGCATCGTCGTCGAGAAAGGCGAGCAGTTGCTGGTCGCGTAA
- a CDS encoding ATP-grasp domain-containing protein: MLRLAVTTQAETFDRLREPLGERGIEVGHLATEGRTIDLTTPPAERFDVGYVFPSRTPEGTALSARHDLDWVNGRDAVRTSRNKGGVIATLAAAGLPVPKTTMVSSPVDEADLVAAVEEFAWPVVVKPNATTRGVGVAKASDIDSLLGVADYLDLIHDYRATGDKTFLLQEYLPDARDYRVMVVDGDYAGAVERRLSDEDRAAGRWKHNVHRGADARGISLPSELRELAEQAASALDVAYLGVDLLVTEDRTVVAETNARPTVDTETKYVSDFYDRLAALIRETAEKRV; the protein is encoded by the coding sequence ATGCTCCGTCTCGCCGTGACGACCCAGGCCGAGACGTTCGACCGCCTGCGTGAACCGCTCGGCGAGCGCGGCATCGAGGTCGGTCACCTCGCAACCGAGGGGCGAACGATCGACCTCACGACGCCGCCCGCCGAGCGCTTCGACGTCGGCTACGTCTTCCCGTCGCGCACCCCCGAGGGAACCGCGCTGTCGGCGCGGCACGATCTGGACTGGGTGAACGGCCGGGACGCCGTTCGGACCTCGCGCAACAAGGGGGGCGTCATCGCGACGCTCGCGGCCGCCGGGCTGCCGGTGCCGAAGACGACGATGGTGTCGAGCCCCGTCGACGAGGCCGACCTCGTCGCCGCCGTCGAGGAGTTCGCCTGGCCCGTCGTCGTCAAGCCGAACGCGACGACGCGGGGCGTCGGCGTGGCGAAAGCGTCCGATATCGACTCCCTGCTCGGAGTCGCGGACTACCTCGATCTGATCCACGACTACCGCGCGACGGGCGACAAGACCTTTCTCCTCCAGGAGTACCTGCCCGACGCTCGCGACTACCGGGTGATGGTCGTCGACGGCGACTACGCCGGCGCGGTCGAGCGCCGCCTCTCGGACGAGGACCGGGCAGCGGGGCGCTGGAAACACAACGTCCACCGCGGCGCCGACGCCCGAGGGATCAGCCTCCCATCGGAGCTCCGGGAACTCGCAGAACAAGCTGCATCGGCGCTCGACGTGGCGTATCTGGGCGTCGACCTCCTCGTGACCGAGGACCGCACGGTCGTCGCGGAGACGAACGCTCGCCCGACGGTCGACACGGAGACGAAGTACGTCTCCGATTTTTACGATCGACTCGCGGCGCTGATTCGGGAGACGGCGGAGAAACGCGTGTGA
- a CDS encoding Hsp20/alpha crystallin family protein, with the protein MRGDDRDDPFGDIFDEIERMMNEMTGPGAGTGPVGDGSGFTTETHVDVYEHDEQVRLVADLPGVEKDAIELKCDGKTLTISASSPHREYDERVRLPTRVDEHSASASFNNGILEVTMDKIDDSAAIDVE; encoded by the coding sequence ATGAGAGGCGACGACCGCGACGACCCGTTCGGCGACATCTTCGACGAGATCGAACGGATGATGAACGAGATGACCGGTCCCGGCGCCGGCACCGGCCCCGTCGGCGACGGCTCCGGGTTCACCACCGAGACCCACGTCGATGTCTACGAACACGACGAGCAGGTGCGTCTCGTCGCCGACCTTCCGGGCGTGGAGAAAGACGCCATCGAGCTGAAATGCGACGGCAAGACCCTCACGATCAGCGCGTCTTCGCCCCACCGCGAGTACGACGAGCGCGTCCGCCTCCCCACGCGCGTCGACGAACACTCCGCATCGGCGAGTTTCAACAACGGCATCCTCGAGGTCACGATGGACAAGATCGACGACTCCGCCGCCATCGACGTCGAATAA
- a CDS encoding phosphoglycerate kinase: MFKTLDDIGSGKRVLVRVDLNSPVEDGIVKDNRRFSRHARTIRELVDAGHRVVVMAHQGRPGRDSFVSLEQHADILAEHVGTPVEFVDDVYGSAAIDAIRSVDTSEVLLLENVRMTDDELPEKPPEEHAESEFVRALAPEFDCYVNDAYSAAHRSHASLVGFPLVLPSYAGRVMEAEYEANTSIASREFDGPVTMVLGGAKATDVIDVMTALDEAIDTYLLGGIVGELFLRAAGYDVGYDVGGTELYDHQWERNEERIRELLEERGDRIRLPSDLAGERDGERVEFPVEDVEKEQPFLDVGSLTVDRYGSVIEESAAVFVKGALGVFEDERFADGTVGVLETIATTDCFSVVGGGDTSRAIELYGLDEDYFSHVSIAGGAYVRALTGQSLPAIEVL, encoded by the coding sequence ATGTTCAAGACGCTCGACGACATCGGGTCCGGGAAACGCGTCCTCGTCCGGGTGGATCTGAACTCCCCGGTCGAGGACGGCATCGTCAAGGACAACCGGCGGTTCTCTCGCCACGCTCGGACCATCCGCGAACTGGTCGACGCCGGGCACCGTGTCGTCGTCATGGCCCATCAGGGCCGACCGGGGCGGGACTCCTTCGTCTCGCTCGAGCAACACGCCGATATTCTCGCGGAACACGTCGGCACCCCCGTCGAGTTCGTCGACGACGTGTACGGATCGGCGGCCATCGACGCCATCCGATCGGTCGACACCAGCGAGGTGCTCCTTCTGGAGAACGTCCGCATGACCGACGACGAACTGCCCGAAAAGCCGCCGGAGGAACACGCCGAAAGCGAGTTCGTCCGGGCGCTCGCCCCGGAGTTCGACTGCTACGTCAACGACGCCTACTCGGCGGCCCACCGTTCGCACGCGTCGCTCGTCGGCTTCCCGCTCGTGCTCCCCTCCTACGCCGGGCGCGTCATGGAAGCGGAGTACGAGGCCAACACCAGCATCGCCAGCCGGGAGTTTGACGGCCCGGTGACGATGGTACTCGGCGGCGCGAAGGCGACGGACGTCATCGACGTCATGACCGCGCTCGACGAGGCCATCGACACCTACCTGCTCGGGGGGATCGTCGGCGAACTCTTCTTGCGCGCGGCGGGCTACGACGTCGGCTACGACGTCGGCGGGACCGAACTGTACGATCACCAGTGGGAGCGAAACGAGGAACGCATTCGAGAACTGCTCGAAGAGCGTGGTGACCGCATCCGTCTGCCCTCGGATCTGGCCGGCGAACGCGACGGGGAGCGCGTGGAGTTCCCCGTCGAAGACGTCGAAAAAGAACAGCCGTTTCTCGACGTTGGCTCGCTCACCGTCGACCGGTACGGGAGCGTCATCGAGGAGTCGGCGGCCGTGTTCGTGAAAGGTGCGCTCGGCGTCTTCGAAGACGAGCGCTTCGCCGACGGCACGGTCGGCGTCCTAGAAACCATCGCAACCACGGACTGCTTCTCGGTCGTCGGCGGGGGCGACACCTCTCGTGCCATCGAACTGTACGGCCTCGACGAGGACTACTTCTCACACGTCTCCATCGCGGGCGGCGCCTACGTCCGCGCGCTCACCGGGCAGTCGCTGCCGGCGATCGAAGTGCTTTGA
- a CDS encoding type II glyceraldehyde-3-phosphate dehydrogenase, translated as MTQVGVNGYGTIGKRVADAVEAQPDMDLVGVAKTRPNFEAETAVRKGYPLYAAIPERADQFAEAGIDVAGDVADLVAASDIVVDCTPSGIGAENSALYAEHDTPAIFQGGEDADVADVSFNARANYDEAVGADSARVVSCNTTGLSRILAPLGEAYGVEKARVTLVRRGGDPGQTGRGPIDDILPDPVTIPSHHGPDVNTVFPDLDIDTLGMKVPATLMHTHSVNVTLESEADAAEVLDRFADESRLFCIPSDADIDGAGKLKEFADDVGRPRGDLWENCIWAESVTVEGRDLYLFQAIHQESDVVPENVDAVRALRGDADGAESVATTNDALGVGLDY; from the coding sequence ATGACACAGGTCGGCGTCAACGGGTACGGAACCATCGGCAAACGCGTCGCGGACGCGGTCGAGGCCCAGCCGGACATGGACCTCGTCGGCGTCGCCAAGACTCGGCCGAACTTCGAGGCCGAGACGGCCGTCCGGAAGGGCTATCCGCTCTATGCGGCCATCCCGGAGCGCGCCGACCAGTTCGCCGAAGCGGGTATCGATGTCGCCGGCGACGTCGCGGACCTGGTCGCCGCATCCGACATCGTCGTCGACTGTACGCCCTCCGGCATCGGCGCCGAAAACAGCGCCCTCTACGCCGAACACGACACGCCCGCCATCTTCCAGGGCGGCGAGGACGCCGACGTGGCGGACGTGAGTTTCAACGCCCGCGCCAACTACGACGAGGCCGTCGGCGCCGACTCCGCCCGCGTCGTCTCGTGTAACACCACCGGCCTCTCACGCATCCTCGCGCCCCTGGGGGAGGCCTACGGCGTCGAGAAAGCGCGCGTCACGCTGGTTCGACGCGGCGGCGACCCCGGCCAGACCGGCCGCGGCCCCATCGACGACATCCTCCCCGACCCGGTGACCATCCCCTCCCATCACGGCCCCGATGTCAACACCGTCTTCCCAGATCTCGACATCGACACGCTCGGGATGAAGGTGCCGGCGACGCTGATGCACACCCACAGCGTCAACGTGACCCTCGAATCCGAGGCGGACGCCGCGGAGGTCCTCGACCGCTTCGCCGACGAGAGCCGCCTCTTCTGTATACCATCCGACGCCGACATCGACGGCGCCGGGAAACTCAAGGAGTTCGCCGACGACGTCGGCCGCCCGCGCGGTGACCTCTGGGAGAACTGCATCTGGGCCGAGTCGGTCACCGTCGAGGGACGCGACCTCTATCTCTTCCAGGCCATCCACCAGGAGAGCGACGTGGTGCCGGAGAACGTCGACGCCGTCCGAGCGCTTCGCGGCGACGCCGACGGGGCCGAGAGCGTCGCGACCACCAACGACGCGCTCGGCGTCGGCCTGGACTACTAA
- a CDS encoding aminopeptidase, whose amino-acid sequence MSDALREAAETAVHQCMALESGESCAVVTDDERLPIGETLYDVASDVTDDAVLLRYPPGEQHGTEPPAPVAAAMAEADVVLAPTTKSLSHTRARKRATDAGARAATLPGITEDVMIAGLDADYAAIERHCQDVLGQVAGAETIRVTTPAGTDLTVEPGDREWHTDTGMVHDAGDFSNLPAGEVFVSPETADGTYVVDGTMMPHGLLDDPIRFEVEDGYVTDISDDGVREQVEAGREQVGRDAANLAELGIGTNVGVTELVGSVLLDEKAAGTVHVAIGDDASIGGDTEAPLHLDGIIREPTVHADGEIVNLPTVERT is encoded by the coding sequence ATGTCAGACGCGCTTCGCGAGGCCGCCGAGACGGCGGTCCACCAGTGCATGGCGCTCGAATCCGGGGAGTCCTGTGCGGTCGTCACCGACGACGAGCGCCTCCCGATCGGCGAGACGCTCTACGACGTGGCGAGCGACGTGACCGACGACGCCGTCCTCCTGCGCTATCCGCCGGGCGAACAGCACGGGACGGAGCCGCCCGCGCCCGTCGCGGCGGCGATGGCCGAGGCCGACGTCGTGCTCGCCCCGACGACCAAGAGTTTGAGTCATACGCGTGCCCGCAAGCGTGCGACCGACGCCGGCGCCCGCGCCGCGACCCTCCCCGGCATCACCGAGGACGTGATGATCGCGGGGCTCGACGCGGACTACGCAGCCATCGAGCGCCACTGTCAGGATGTCCTCGGACAGGTCGCTGGTGCGGAGACGATTCGGGTGACGACCCCCGCCGGAACCGATCTCACCGTCGAACCCGGGGACCGAGAGTGGCACACCGACACCGGCATGGTCCACGACGCCGGCGACTTCTCGAACCTGCCCGCGGGCGAGGTGTTCGTCAGCCCCGAGACAGCCGACGGGACGTACGTCGTCGACGGGACGATGATGCCCCACGGCCTGCTTGACGACCCGATTCGGTTCGAGGTCGAAGACGGCTACGTGACCGACATCTCCGACGACGGCGTTCGGGAACAGGTCGAGGCGGGCCGAGAACAGGTGGGACGCGACGCCGCCAACCTCGCCGAACTCGGCATTGGGACGAACGTCGGCGTGACCGAACTCGTCGGCTCCGTCCTCTTGGACGAGAAGGCGGCGGGAACCGTCCACGTCGCCATCGGCGACGACGCGAGCATCGGCGGCGACACCGAAGCACCGCTGCACCTCGACGGGATCATTCGAGAGCCGACTGTCCACGCGGATGGGGAGATCGTCAATCTCCCAACAGTCGAGCGGACGTAA
- a CDS encoding HVO_0476 family zinc finger protein produces MTHSGPDAGDRVALACPSCSDAGTTVHEVLKPGGQLTVRCTECDHVHKERYDPPRETTVDVIVSQGDESLAATVDAPVEETIETGDEFVVDTADALMQVRVTSIELDGDRRVDEATIEDIETIWTRAVDNVRVNVTVHPNDGTKDASRSIAVSVPGDYEFTVGETAEFADEEFEITGVQIRSDVDSYRFDKFDKDGDMVFAKDTKRVYARDVTSTAWSAW; encoded by the coding sequence ATGACTCATTCCGGACCCGACGCGGGCGACCGCGTCGCACTCGCCTGTCCCTCGTGTTCGGACGCGGGGACGACCGTCCACGAAGTACTGAAACCCGGCGGACAGCTCACCGTCCGCTGTACGGAGTGTGACCACGTCCACAAGGAACGGTACGACCCGCCGCGCGAAACGACCGTCGATGTCATCGTCTCGCAGGGCGACGAATCGCTGGCCGCGACTGTCGACGCTCCCGTCGAGGAGACGATCGAAACGGGCGACGAGTTCGTCGTCGACACCGCCGACGCCCTCATGCAGGTGCGGGTCACGTCTATCGAACTCGACGGGGACCGTCGCGTCGACGAGGCGACCATCGAGGACATCGAAACCATCTGGACGCGCGCCGTGGATAACGTTCGCGTCAACGTGACCGTGCACCCGAACGACGGGACGAAAGACGCCTCCCGGAGCATCGCGGTGTCGGTCCCGGGCGACTACGAGTTCACGGTGGGCGAGACGGCCGAGTTCGCCGACGAGGAGTTCGAGATCACCGGCGTGCAGATCCGTAGCGACGTCGACAGCTACCGATTCGACAAGTTCGACAAGGACGGCGACATGGTGTTCGCGAAAGACACCAAGCGGGTGTACGCCCGGGACGTCACCTCGACCGCGTGGTCGGCGTGGTGA
- a CDS encoding protein-L-isoaspartate(D-aspartate) O-methyltransferase — protein sequence MASDPNTGFDDARAALVDRLIERGYIDRPATERAMRAVPRHAFVPDPRREAAYRDRPLPIGAGQTISAPHMVAVMTDLLAPAPDDDILEIGTGCGYHAAVTSEPLDEGTVFSVEAEPELARAARARFARLGYDVRVCVGDGHEGWAAHAPYDGAYLTCAPETVPEAITEQVRPGGTVVAPVGRGQQELLRLTRRADGSVERERHGSVRFVPMRATGVDD from the coding sequence ATGGCCTCCGATCCGAACACGGGGTTCGACGACGCCCGCGCGGCGCTCGTCGACCGTCTGATCGAGCGCGGCTACATCGACCGCCCGGCGACCGAACGCGCCATGCGCGCCGTGCCGCGCCACGCGTTCGTCCCGGACCCGCGCCGCGAGGCCGCGTACCGCGACCGGCCGCTGCCGATCGGTGCGGGACAGACCATCAGCGCGCCGCATATGGTGGCAGTGATGACCGACCTGCTCGCACCGGCTCCCGACGACGATATTCTAGAGATCGGAACGGGGTGTGGCTACCACGCCGCCGTGACGAGCGAACCGCTCGACGAGGGGACGGTGTTCAGCGTCGAGGCGGAACCCGAACTGGCGCGCGCCGCCCGGGCGCGGTTCGCGCGACTCGGCTACGACGTGCGCGTCTGCGTCGGCGACGGCCACGAGGGATGGGCCGCGCACGCGCCGTACGACGGCGCGTATCTGACCTGCGCTCCCGAGACGGTTCCGGAAGCGATTACCGAACAGGTGCGGCCGGGCGGGACCGTCGTCGCTCCCGTCGGCCGCGGCCAGCAGGAACTACTGCGCCTGACGCGGCGGGCCGACGGCAGCGTCGAACGGGAGAGGCACGGGAGCGTCCGGTTCGTCCCGATGCGGGCGACGGGCGTGGACGACTGA